A genome region from Brachymonas denitrificans includes the following:
- a CDS encoding MacB family efflux pump subunit encodes MRVRNVVREYPAGDDVVAVLQDVNLDIHAGEMVAIIGASGSGKSTLMNILGCLDRPTRGSYQVEGRETGRMDPDELARLRREHFGFIFQRYHLMGDLHAVGNVEIPAIYAGVPPAERHERARRLLTRLGLAERLGNKPGQLSGGQQQRVSIARALMNGGDVILADEPTGALDQASGHEVMNILKELHADGHTVILVTHDASVAAHAQRIVELSDGRIVSDRLNPGANTELAVKDDSDVPQQKNSWAAAWGRFGEAAQMAVRAMIGHKMRTLLTMLGIIIGIASVVSVVALGEGSRQKILSDISGMGTNTIDIMPGSGFGDRTSGRIRTLVPSDAQAMLRLRYVDSVSPNVSTTRTLRRGNLDKTATINGVGEQFFRVRGYTVADGALFDEDSVRRQTQDAVIDSNTYEAFFQPGEHAVGKVLLIGTVPVRVIGVTEKKESPFGNPDALNVWLPYTTVMGRLMGTSHLRSITVRVRDDADSTAAESGITQMLTQRHGKQDFFTMNSDSIRQTVEKTTATMTLLVSAIALISLVVGGIGVMNIMLVSVTERTQEIGVRMAVGARQGDILKQFLIEAVLVCLIGGVLGIALALLIGWAFDYLSGGNFSMVFSVASIIAAFSCSTLIGVLFGYLPAKRAAQLDPVDALTRQ; translated from the coding sequence ATGCGCGTGCGCAATGTGGTGCGCGAATACCCGGCCGGCGACGATGTGGTCGCCGTGCTGCAGGACGTGAACCTCGACATCCATGCCGGCGAGATGGTGGCCATCATCGGCGCTTCCGGTTCGGGCAAGTCCACGCTGATGAACATCCTCGGCTGTCTGGACCGGCCCACGCGCGGCAGTTACCAGGTCGAGGGCCGGGAAACCGGCCGCATGGATCCGGACGAGCTGGCGCGCCTGCGGCGCGAGCACTTCGGCTTCATCTTCCAGCGCTACCATCTGATGGGCGACCTGCACGCCGTCGGCAACGTGGAGATTCCTGCCATCTACGCCGGCGTGCCTCCTGCGGAACGCCACGAACGCGCGCGCCGCCTGCTGACCCGGCTCGGCCTGGCCGAACGCCTGGGCAACAAGCCGGGCCAGCTCTCCGGCGGCCAGCAGCAGCGCGTCTCCATCGCGCGCGCGCTGATGAATGGCGGCGATGTGATCCTGGCCGACGAGCCCACCGGCGCGCTCGACCAGGCCAGTGGCCACGAGGTGATGAACATCCTCAAGGAACTGCACGCCGACGGCCATACCGTCATCCTGGTCACGCACGACGCGAGCGTGGCGGCACACGCCCAGCGCATCGTCGAGCTCAGCGACGGGCGCATCGTCTCCGACCGGCTCAATCCCGGCGCCAATACCGAGCTGGCCGTCAAGGACGACTCCGACGTGCCGCAGCAGAAGAACAGCTGGGCCGCCGCTTGGGGCCGCTTCGGCGAGGCGGCGCAGATGGCCGTGCGCGCCATGATCGGCCACAAGATGCGCACGCTGCTCACCATGCTCGGCATCATCATCGGCATTGCCTCGGTGGTCTCGGTGGTGGCGCTGGGCGAGGGCTCGCGCCAGAAGATCCTCAGCGACATCAGCGGCATGGGCACCAACACCATCGACATCATGCCGGGCTCCGGCTTTGGGGACCGCACCTCCGGCCGCATTCGCACCCTGGTGCCTTCCGATGCGCAGGCCATGCTGCGGCTGCGCTATGTCGACAGCGTCTCGCCCAACGTCAGCACCACGCGCACGCTGCGGCGCGGCAACCTCGACAAGACGGCCACCATCAATGGCGTGGGCGAGCAGTTCTTCCGCGTGCGCGGCTACACGGTGGCTGATGGCGCGCTGTTTGACGAGGACAGTGTCCGGCGCCAGACCCAGGATGCGGTGATCGATTCCAATACCTACGAGGCCTTCTTCCAGCCGGGCGAGCATGCCGTGGGCAAGGTGCTGCTGATCGGCACCGTGCCAGTGCGCGTGATCGGCGTGACGGAGAAGAAGGAGAGCCCCTTCGGCAACCCCGATGCGCTGAACGTCTGGCTGCCCTACACCACGGTGATGGGCCGGCTGATGGGTACCAGCCACCTGCGTTCCATCACGGTGCGCGTACGCGACGACGCCGACAGCACGGCGGCCGAATCCGGCATCACGCAGATGCTGACGCAGCGCCACGGCAAGCAGGACTTCTTCACCATGAACTCCGACAGCATTCGGCAGACCGTGGAAAAGACCACGGCCACCATGACGCTGCTGGTGTCCGCCATTGCGCTGATCTCGCTGGTGGTGGGCGGCATCGGGGTGATGAACATCATGCTGGTGTCGGTCACCGAGCGCACGCAGGAAATCGGCGTGCGCATGGCCGTGGGAGCGCGCCAGGGCGATATCCTCAAGCAGTTCCTGATCGAGGCGGTGCTGGTCTGCCTGATCGGCGGCGTGCTGGGCATTGCGCTGGCGCTGCTGATCGGCTGGGCGTTCGACTATCTCAGCGGCGGCAACTTCAGCATGGTGTTCTCGGTGGCTTCCATCATCGCTGCCTTCTCCTGTTCCACCCTGATCGGCGTGCTGTTCGGCTATCTGCCGGCCAAGCGCGCGGCCCAGCTCGATCCGGTGGATGCCCTGACCCGACAATGA
- a CDS encoding efflux RND transporter periplasmic adaptor subunit, with protein sequence MWKKIKAHPWWTVLALVLLALAGWLVYAQWFAKPPAPPLITAPVERGDIEDAVLASGTIQAARLVNVGSQASGQVKKLHVKLGDVVQVGQHIADIDATTQQNNLKDAQAALTSARAQRGAREAALVKARAEFTRQKYMYERDAASKADYQAAQQTLAVAQADLKAADAQIAQYAVRAQTAQANVGYTRITSPTTGTVVAIVTEEGQTVNANQTAPTIVKVAQLDTMTIQAQISEADVPRVKPGMSAYFTILGEPDRNYPATLRSVEPGPIDMTSYEGKATASTSSNAVYYNGLLDAPNADGKLRIQMTAQVTIVLQQAKNVLAIPAGALGKRVKGQERTYTVRVATGAKGAQTVQERQVKIGLNNRVQAEVVSGLKEGEQVVVGDASGGKASGQLRGPRMF encoded by the coding sequence ATGTGGAAAAAAATCAAGGCTCATCCCTGGTGGACGGTGCTGGCACTGGTGCTGCTGGCACTGGCAGGCTGGCTTGTTTATGCGCAATGGTTTGCCAAGCCGCCGGCGCCCCCGCTCATCACCGCGCCGGTGGAGCGCGGCGACATCGAGGATGCGGTACTCGCCTCCGGCACCATCCAGGCGGCCCGTCTGGTGAACGTGGGTTCGCAGGCGTCCGGCCAGGTCAAGAAACTGCACGTCAAGCTCGGTGACGTGGTGCAGGTGGGGCAGCATATTGCCGATATCGACGCCACCACGCAGCAGAACAACCTGAAGGATGCCCAGGCGGCACTCACGTCGGCGCGGGCCCAGCGCGGTGCACGCGAGGCGGCGCTGGTGAAGGCGCGTGCCGAGTTCACGCGCCAGAAGTACATGTACGAGCGCGACGCTGCCAGCAAGGCCGACTACCAGGCGGCCCAGCAGACCCTCGCCGTGGCCCAGGCCGACCTGAAGGCGGCCGATGCCCAGATCGCCCAGTATGCGGTGCGCGCACAGACGGCCCAGGCCAACGTCGGCTACACCCGCATCACTTCGCCTACCACGGGCACGGTGGTGGCCATCGTCACCGAAGAAGGCCAGACGGTGAACGCCAACCAGACGGCGCCCACCATCGTCAAGGTGGCCCAGCTCGACACCATGACCATCCAGGCGCAGATTTCCGAGGCCGACGTGCCGCGCGTCAAGCCCGGCATGAGCGCCTACTTCACCATTCTCGGCGAGCCGGACCGCAACTACCCGGCCACGCTGCGCAGCGTCGAGCCCGGCCCGATCGACATGACCAGCTACGAGGGCAAGGCCACGGCGAGCACCAGCAGCAATGCCGTGTACTACAACGGCCTGCTCGATGCCCCCAACGCCGACGGCAAGCTGCGCATCCAGATGACGGCACAGGTCACCATCGTGCTGCAGCAGGCGAAGAACGTGCTGGCGATCCCGGCCGGCGCGCTGGGCAAGCGCGTCAAGGGCCAGGAGCGCACGTATACGGTGCGTGTGGCCACCGGCGCCAAGGGCGCGCAGACCGTGCAGGAGCGCCAGGTGAAGATCGGCCTGAACAACCGCGTGCAGGCCGAGGTGGTTTCGGGCCTGAAGGAGGGCGAGCAGGTGGTGGTGGGTGATGCCAGCGGCGGCAAGGCCAGCGGCCAGCTGCGCGGCCCGAGGATGTTCTGA
- the minC gene encoding septum site-determining protein MinC has translation MSVETPAQSRTSFEFKSAFLSVVALALKTADTGALASDLAAQLANDPDFFDNDALLIDLATVRESDAEIDFAAIVALLRQYRTLPVAVRGGSEQQMAAALAAGLAAAPEELPVRAAAPVAAAPAPEVREVVREVEVVREIPAPAPGTIVIDKPLRSGQQVYARGGDLVVMAVVSFGAEVIADGNIHVYAPLRGRAIAGARGNTEARIFSTCLEPQLVSIAGIYRTTETELPADVAGKPAQVRLDGEKLLIEPLN, from the coding sequence ATGTCCGTCGAAACGCCGGCCCAGAGCCGCACCAGCTTTGAATTCAAGAGCGCCTTCCTGTCCGTGGTGGCCCTCGCCCTCAAGACCGCCGATACCGGCGCGCTCGCTTCCGACCTGGCCGCCCAGCTGGCCAACGACCCCGACTTCTTCGACAACGATGCCCTGCTGATCGATCTGGCTACCGTGCGCGAGAGCGATGCGGAAATCGATTTCGCGGCCATCGTGGCGCTGCTGCGCCAGTACCGCACGCTGCCAGTGGCGGTGCGCGGCGGCAGCGAGCAGCAGATGGCGGCGGCGCTGGCGGCCGGCCTGGCGGCGGCGCCCGAGGAACTGCCAGTGCGCGCGGCGGCCCCGGTGGCGGCCGCGCCCGCCCCCGAGGTGCGCGAAGTGGTGCGCGAGGTGGAAGTGGTGCGTGAAATACCTGCCCCCGCTCCCGGCACCATCGTCATCGACAAGCCGCTGCGCTCGGGCCAGCAGGTGTACGCGCGTGGCGGCGACCTGGTGGTGATGGCCGTGGTCAGCTTTGGCGCGGAAGTGATCGCCGATGGCAACATCCACGTCTATGCCCCGCTGCGCGGCCGCGCCATTGCCGGCGCCCGCGGCAACACCGAGGCCCGCATTTTCAGCACCTGCCTGGAGCCGCAACTGGTCTCCATCGCGGGCATCTACCGCACCACCGAAACCGAACTGCCCGCCGATGTGGCCGGCAAACCGGCGCAGGTGCGGCTCGACGGCGAAAAACTGCTGATCGAGCCCCTGAACTGA
- the minD gene encoding septum site-determining protein MinD: MAKIVVVTSGKGGVGKTTTSASFAAGLALRGHKTAVIDFDVGLRNLDLIMGCERRVVYDLINVIQGEANLTQALIKDKQCDNLYVLAASQTRDKDALKLEGVEKVLKDLDGMGFEYIVCDSPAGIEGGAMMAMHFADEALVVTNPEVSSVRDSDRILGMLGSKTRRAIDGAEPIKEHLLITRYNPNRVADGQMLSLEDIQDILRIKLIGVIPESEAVLQASNQGLPAIHSKGTDVAEAYSDVIDRFLGQDKPMRFTDAEKPGFFKRLFGGR, translated from the coding sequence ATGGCCAAAATCGTCGTCGTGACTTCCGGCAAGGGTGGCGTGGGCAAGACCACCACCAGTGCCAGCTTCGCTGCCGGCCTCGCCCTGCGCGGGCACAAGACTGCCGTGATCGACTTCGACGTCGGTCTGCGCAACCTGGACCTGATCATGGGCTGCGAACGCCGCGTGGTGTACGACCTGATCAACGTGATCCAGGGCGAAGCCAACCTGACGCAGGCGCTGATCAAGGACAAGCAGTGCGACAACCTGTACGTGCTGGCCGCCAGCCAGACGCGCGACAAGGATGCGCTCAAGCTCGAGGGCGTGGAGAAGGTGCTGAAGGACCTGGACGGCATGGGCTTCGAGTACATCGTGTGCGACTCTCCCGCCGGCATTGAGGGTGGCGCCATGATGGCCATGCACTTTGCCGACGAGGCGCTGGTGGTGACCAACCCCGAAGTCTCCTCGGTGCGCGACTCCGACCGCATCCTGGGCATGCTGGGCAGCAAGACGCGCCGCGCCATCGACGGTGCCGAACCGATCAAGGAGCACCTGCTGATCACGCGCTACAACCCGAACCGCGTGGCGGATGGCCAGATGCTGAGCCTGGAAGACATCCAGGACATCCTGCGCATCAAGCTGATCGGCGTGATCCCGGAATCCGAAGCGGTGCTGCAGGCGTCCAACCAGGGCCTGCCTGCCATCCACTCCAAGGGCACGGACGTGGCCGAGGCCTACTCGGACGTGATCGACCGCTTCCTGGGCCAGGACAAGCCGATGCGCTTTACCGATGCGGAAAAACCGGGCTTCTTCAAACGCCTGTTCGGAGGTCGCTAA
- the minE gene encoding cell division topological specificity factor MinE, translated as MASFLSFLLGEKKKTASVAKERLQIILAHERSGRSAAEPDYLPALQRELVEVISKYVKINPDDLKVQLDRQDNLEVLEVKIELPDAR; from the coding sequence ATGGCATCTTTCCTGTCCTTCCTGCTCGGCGAAAAGAAGAAGACGGCCAGTGTGGCCAAGGAGCGTCTGCAGATCATCCTGGCGCACGAACGCAGCGGCCGCAGCGCCGCCGAGCCGGACTACCTGCCGGCCCTGCAGCGCGAACTGGTCGAAGTGATCTCCAAGTACGTGAAGATCAACCCCGACGACCTGAAGGTGCAGCTGGATCGCCAGGACAACCTGGAAGTGCTGGAAGTGAAGATCGAACTGCCGGACGCGCGCTGA
- a CDS encoding monooxygenase, giving the protein MPTLLQVDFPYQGPWGEDMHTAMRGLAESIAQEAGLIWKIWTENQQTQEAGGIYLFSDRQSAEAYLAMHTARLKSFGIPHVNAKLFSVNAGLSGIDRGPLRGA; this is encoded by the coding sequence ATGCCTACCCTGCTGCAAGTCGATTTTCCGTACCAGGGGCCCTGGGGCGAAGACATGCACACCGCCATGCGCGGGCTGGCCGAATCCATCGCGCAGGAAGCGGGACTGATCTGGAAGATCTGGACCGAAAACCAGCAGACGCAGGAAGCGGGCGGCATCTACCTGTTCTCCGACCGCCAGAGTGCCGAGGCCTATCTGGCCATGCACACGGCGCGGCTCAAGAGCTTTGGCATTCCGCATGTGAATGCCAAGCTGTTTTCGGTGAATGCCGGGCTGTCGGGGATTGACCGGGGGCCCTTGCGCGGGGCCTGA
- a CDS encoding acyl-CoA synthetase translates to MTQSLSPAIRRTIRNTLGDALQRAVRRSPNKEALVFGERRWTYQDLNQAVNRVAHALLAQGLQPGDRVAAYGKNSDAYVLLWLACNRAGLVHVPVNFALTEGELRYIVEQSGARALIHDVSMQAHVEQVRTSLPCAVYGSFHGGSELDVLALAQGNGPTEAPDVDIDENAVCQILYTSGTTAAPKGAMMTHRSLQAEYASCIAALELKASDRSLASLPLYHSAQMHVFLMPHLLVGATTVLIPAPTPDACFEAIAQHGITSFFAPPTVWIALLRHPGFARHDLSSLHKGYYGASIMPVPVLEELRQRLPRVRLFNCYGQSEIAPLATVLSPEEHAIQPASAGRPVLNVETRVVDDQMQDMPPGKMGEIVHRSPQAMIGYWDKPDQTEEAFEGGWFHSGDMGYFDQDGFLFVVDRVKDIINTGGVVVSSREVEECLFTHPAVSEVAVIALPDERWIEAVTAVVCLKDGFSTTEEELIAYAKERMAHFKVPKSVHFVDDLPRSTAGKLLKRELRKQFAAA, encoded by the coding sequence ATGACCCAATCCCTTTCCCCCGCCATCCGCCGCACCATCCGCAATACCCTGGGTGATGCGCTGCAGCGCGCCGTGCGCCGCTCCCCGAACAAGGAGGCACTGGTGTTCGGCGAGCGCCGCTGGACCTACCAGGACCTGAATCAGGCCGTCAACCGCGTCGCCCATGCGCTGCTGGCGCAGGGCTTGCAGCCCGGCGACCGTGTGGCCGCCTACGGCAAGAACTCCGACGCCTACGTGCTGCTCTGGCTCGCCTGCAACCGCGCCGGCCTGGTGCACGTGCCGGTCAACTTCGCGCTCACCGAAGGTGAACTGCGCTACATCGTCGAGCAGTCCGGCGCGCGTGCGCTGATCCATGACGTCAGCATGCAGGCCCACGTGGAACAGGTCCGCACCAGCCTGCCATGCGCCGTCTACGGCAGCTTCCATGGCGGCAGCGAGCTGGACGTGCTGGCCCTGGCCCAGGGCAACGGCCCGACCGAGGCGCCGGACGTGGACATCGACGAGAACGCCGTCTGCCAGATCCTCTACACTTCCGGCACCACGGCCGCCCCCAAGGGTGCGATGATGACGCACCGCTCGCTGCAGGCCGAATACGCCAGCTGCATCGCCGCGCTCGAGCTGAAGGCCTCCGACCGCTCGCTGGCCTCGCTGCCGCTCTACCACTCTGCGCAGATGCACGTGTTCCTGATGCCGCACCTGCTGGTCGGAGCCACCACGGTGCTGATTCCCGCACCCACGCCCGATGCCTGCTTCGAGGCCATCGCGCAGCACGGCATCACCTCCTTCTTCGCTCCGCCCACGGTCTGGATCGCGCTGCTGCGCCATCCGGGCTTCGCCAGGCACGACCTGTCCAGCCTGCACAAGGGCTACTACGGCGCATCCATCATGCCGGTTCCGGTACTGGAGGAATTGCGCCAGCGTCTGCCGCGCGTGCGCCTGTTCAACTGCTACGGCCAGAGCGAGATCGCCCCACTGGCGACCGTGCTGTCACCCGAAGAGCACGCCATTCAGCCCGCCTCCGCCGGCCGTCCGGTACTCAACGTGGAAACCCGCGTGGTGGACGACCAGATGCAGGACATGCCGCCGGGCAAAATGGGCGAAATCGTGCACCGCTCGCCGCAGGCCATGATCGGTTACTGGGACAAGCCCGATCAGACCGAGGAGGCCTTCGAGGGCGGCTGGTTCCATTCCGGCGACATGGGCTATTTCGACCAGGACGGCTTCCTGTTCGTGGTCGACCGCGTCAAGGACATCATCAATACCGGCGGTGTCGTCGTCTCCAGCCGCGAGGTGGAAGAGTGCCTGTTCACCCATCCTGCCGTGTCCGAAGTGGCGGTGATCGCCCTGCCTGACGAGCGATGGATCGAGGCTGTGACGGCGGTCGTGTGCCTGAAGGACGGCTTCAGCACCACCGAGGAGGAATTGATTGCCTACGCGAAGGAGCGCATGGCGCACTTCAAGGTGCCCAAGAGCGTGCACTTCGTGGATGATCTGCCCCGGAGTACGGCAGGAAAGCTGCTCAAGCGGGAACTTCGCAAGCAATTTGCCGCTGCCTGA
- a CDS encoding thiolase family protein: MTISPNDPVILSAVRTPFGKRKGALRDTRPDELLAGVLQQALARAAVPAARIGDVIAGCVSQAGEQGANIARQAVLLAGLPETIPGVSLNRMCGSSQYAVHAAAQAIAAGDLDFAIGCGVESMSRVPMFLDLTLGQRDFTGFDNLHPRILERFAIPHQVESAERIAEHWQLSRADCDAFAIESHRRAHAARQAGLHAEITPLPGVDKDGNAMQLDHDEGVRAVVDRERMSGMQPVFRSMEEGVVTAANASQMSDGASAVLLASRTAADAHGLKPRARFRARVVVGSDPVLQLTGVIPATHAALRQAGLSLADMDWIEVNEAFASVALAWAREFNADMDRLNPWGGAIAHGHPLGGTGAGLLAKMLSGLDHVDGRFGLQVMCIGHGMATATIIERLPD, translated from the coding sequence ATGACCATCTCTCCCAACGACCCCGTCATCCTCTCCGCCGTGCGCACGCCCTTCGGCAAGCGCAAGGGCGCCCTGCGTGACACCCGCCCCGACGAACTGCTGGCCGGAGTGCTGCAACAGGCGCTGGCGCGCGCCGCCGTGCCTGCCGCGAGAATCGGCGACGTGATTGCCGGCTGTGTCAGCCAGGCCGGCGAGCAGGGCGCCAACATCGCGCGCCAGGCCGTGCTGCTGGCCGGCTTGCCGGAAACCATTCCCGGCGTCAGCCTCAACCGCATGTGCGGCTCCAGCCAGTACGCCGTGCATGCTGCGGCGCAGGCGATTGCCGCCGGCGATCTGGACTTTGCCATCGGCTGTGGCGTGGAAAGCATGAGCCGCGTGCCCATGTTCCTGGATCTGACGCTGGGCCAGCGTGATTTCACCGGATTTGACAATCTGCATCCGCGCATCCTCGAACGCTTTGCCATCCCGCACCAGGTCGAAAGCGCCGAACGCATTGCCGAACACTGGCAGCTCAGCCGCGCTGACTGCGACGCCTTTGCCATCGAAAGCCACCGCCGCGCCCATGCCGCGCGCCAGGCCGGCCTGCATGCCGAAATCACCCCGCTGCCCGGCGTGGACAAGGACGGCAATGCCATGCAGCTCGACCATGACGAAGGCGTGCGTGCCGTGGTCGACCGGGAGCGCATGTCCGGCATGCAGCCGGTGTTCCGCAGCATGGAGGAGGGTGTGGTGACGGCAGCCAACGCCAGCCAGATGTCCGATGGTGCCTCGGCCGTGCTGCTGGCCAGCCGCACCGCGGCCGATGCCCACGGCCTGAAGCCGCGTGCACGTTTTCGCGCCCGCGTGGTGGTCGGCTCCGATCCGGTGCTGCAGCTCACCGGCGTGATTCCGGCCACCCATGCCGCGCTCAGGCAGGCCGGGCTCAGCCTGGCCGACATGGACTGGATCGAGGTGAACGAGGCTTTTGCCAGCGTGGCGCTGGCCTGGGCGCGTGAATTCAATGCCGATATGGACAGGCTCAACCCCTGGGGCGGCGCCATTGCCCATGGCCACCCGCTGGGCGGCACCGGCGCCGGCCTGCTGGCCAAGATGCTGTCCGGGCTGGACCATGTGGATGGCCGCTTCGGCCTGCAGGTCATGTGCATCGGCCACGGCATGGCCACGGCCACCATCATCGAGCGCCTGCCCGATTGA
- a CDS encoding acyl-CoA dehydrogenase family protein, which produces MHFALTDEQRMIQQLAREFASQEIAPLSAQHDRELSFPLQVHAKALELGLLNIALPAEFGGAGLGALEVALVTEQLCRACLGIGTALCVNALAAEPILLAGTPEQKQAWLPRFAAGQFASFALTEPGAGSDAAGIRSTATRDGSDYILNGSKMWISNASLASFFVVFAKTDPAAGHKGISAFIVERDSPGLTVGEPLGKLGQRAAPTCEVFFDGVRVPAQQRLGAEGEGFAIAMRTFDQSRPMVAAFGLGLVQRCIDEALPYATERKSMGQRLIDHQAVAHHLAEMQIRLEASRLLTYQSAWLADQGQRNTLQASVAKAYSSDAAMWAATQAIQVLGGMGYSTEYPVEKLFRDAKVLQIYEGTSEIQRSIIAREMERALASGA; this is translated from the coding sequence ATGCATTTCGCCCTTACCGATGAACAGCGCATGATCCAGCAACTCGCCCGCGAGTTCGCCAGCCAGGAGATTGCGCCCTTGTCCGCACAGCACGATCGCGAGCTGAGCTTTCCCTTGCAGGTGCATGCCAAGGCGCTGGAACTCGGCTTGCTCAACATCGCCCTGCCCGCCGAGTTTGGCGGCGCCGGCCTCGGGGCGCTCGAGGTGGCGCTTGTCACCGAGCAGCTCTGTCGCGCCTGCCTCGGCATCGGCACCGCGTTGTGCGTGAATGCGCTCGCGGCCGAGCCCATCCTGCTGGCCGGTACGCCGGAGCAGAAGCAGGCCTGGCTGCCCCGATTCGCAGCCGGCCAATTCGCCAGTTTCGCCCTGACCGAGCCCGGCGCCGGCTCCGACGCCGCCGGCATCCGCAGCACCGCCACCCGCGACGGCAGCGACTACATCCTCAACGGCAGCAAGATGTGGATCTCCAACGCCTCGCTCGCCAGCTTCTTCGTGGTGTTTGCCAAGACCGATCCCGCCGCCGGCCACAAGGGCATCAGCGCCTTCATCGTCGAGCGCGACAGCCCCGGCCTGACCGTGGGCGAGCCGCTGGGCAAGCTCGGCCAGCGCGCCGCACCCACCTGCGAAGTGTTTTTCGATGGCGTGCGCGTGCCGGCGCAGCAGCGTCTGGGCGCCGAAGGCGAGGGCTTTGCCATCGCCATGCGCACCTTCGACCAGTCCCGCCCCATGGTGGCGGCCTTCGGGCTCGGGCTGGTGCAGCGCTGCATCGACGAGGCGCTGCCTTACGCCACCGAGCGCAAGTCCATGGGCCAGCGCCTGATCGACCACCAGGCCGTGGCCCACCATCTGGCAGAGATGCAGATCCGGCTCGAAGCCTCGCGCCTGCTCACCTACCAGTCGGCCTGGCTGGCCGACCAGGGCCAGCGCAACACGCTGCAGGCCTCTGTCGCCAAGGCCTACAGCTCCGACGCCGCCATGTGGGCCGCCACGCAGGCGATCCAGGTGCTGGGCGGCATGGGCTACAGCACCGAATACCCGGTCGAGAAGCTGTTCCGTGATGCCAAGGTGCTGCAGATTTACGAAGGCACCAGCGAGATCCAGCGCAGCATCATCGCGCGCGAGATGGAGCGCGCCCTCGCCAGCGGCGCTTGA
- a CDS encoding AraC family transcriptional regulator has protein sequence MQNSLPTIPIDFVRDLLQGAALDSHQQAACVLRAGIAPALLQQAGARVTNQQFAGLYRLLAQQCDDETPGMFARPLRGGTLKFLCLSLIGSPSLVTALYRFTQYFRLLLDDLLFVLRTQGSRVQVALVPRTEAVRQNTFAQKMMLKLVHGVASWLAGHKIPLAQVDFTHARPEQGSEYVFLYPGPQRFEQPEMALWFDLEQLQTPIRQGQQSVSAFLARAPADWMFVSFAERIVSHRVREHLQQRLEQPVTIAAVADALHFSVRTLARKLQAEGTSFQAVKDELRRDVAIQLLTQSRLAVAQIGQRVGFEDATCFQRAFRQWTGSAPGAYRRRPAQASR, from the coding sequence ATGCAAAACTCCCTTCCCACCATCCCCATCGATTTCGTGCGCGATCTGCTGCAAGGCGCGGCACTGGATTCGCACCAGCAGGCGGCCTGTGTGCTGCGTGCCGGCATTGCGCCGGCCTTGCTGCAACAGGCGGGCGCCCGCGTGACCAACCAACAGTTCGCCGGCCTGTATCGCCTGCTGGCCCAGCAGTGCGATGACGAAACCCCCGGCATGTTTGCGCGCCCGCTGCGCGGCGGTACGCTCAAGTTCCTGTGCCTGAGCCTGATCGGTTCACCCAGCCTGGTGACGGCGCTGTACCGGTTCACGCAATACTTCCGGCTGCTGCTGGATGACCTGCTTTTCGTGCTGCGTACGCAGGGCTCGCGTGTTCAGGTGGCACTGGTGCCGCGCACGGAGGCGGTGCGGCAGAACACCTTTGCGCAGAAGATGATGCTCAAGCTGGTGCACGGGGTGGCGTCCTGGCTGGCGGGGCACAAGATCCCGCTGGCGCAGGTCGATTTCACCCACGCGCGGCCGGAACAGGGATCGGAGTATGTCTTTCTCTATCCGGGGCCGCAGCGCTTCGAGCAGCCGGAGATGGCACTCTGGTTCGATCTGGAGCAGTTGCAGACGCCGATCCGGCAGGGGCAGCAATCGGTGTCCGCGTTTCTGGCGCGCGCTCCGGCGGACTGGATGTTCGTCTCCTTTGCCGAGCGCATCGTGAGCCACCGCGTGCGCGAGCATCTGCAGCAGCGGCTGGAGCAGCCCGTCACCATCGCTGCAGTGGCGGATGCGCTGCACTTTTCCGTACGCACGCTGGCGCGCAAGCTGCAGGCGGAAGGCACCAGCTTCCAGGCAGTCAAGGATGAGTTGCGGCGCGACGTGGCGATCCAGCTGCTGACGCAAAGCCGGCTGGCGGTGGCGCAGATCGGGCAGCGCGTGGGATTCGAGGATGCGACCTGCTTTCAGCGGGCGTTCCGGCAGTGGACGGGGAGTGCGCCGGGGGCGTATCGGCGGCGGCCGGCTCAGGCATCCAGGTAA